Proteins encoded within one genomic window of Microtus ochrogaster isolate Prairie Vole_2 linkage group LG4, MicOch1.0, whole genome shotgun sequence:
- the Hamp gene encoding hepcidin produces the protein MAQSAKIQAACLLLLLIASLASSSFLQQLARQPGALQPGHREEGRADETLLIPTRTKRDTYFPVCVFCCQCCNNPSCGICCKT, from the exons ATGGCACAGAGCGCTAAGATCCAGGCTGCctgtctcctgcttctcctcATCGCCAGCCTGGCCAGCAGCTCCTTTCTCCAGCAGCTG GCAAGACAGCCTGGCGCACTACAGCCTGGACacagggaagaaggcagggcCGACGAGACG CTCCTGATTCCAACGCGAACCAAGCGGGACACCTACTTCCCAGTCTGCGTCTTCTGCTGTCAATgctgtaacaatcctagctgtggCATCTGTTGCAAAACATAG
- the Usf2 gene encoding upstream stimulatory factor 2, whose product PRALPLVCPRSHDKGPEAEEGVELQEGGDGPGAEEQTAVAIASVQQAAFSDHNIQYQFRTENNGGQVTYRVVQVTDGQLDGQGDAAGAVSVVSTAAFAGGQQAVTQVGVDGAAQRPGPAAASVPPGPAAPFPLAVIQNPFSNGGSPAAEAVSGEARFAYFPASSVGDTTAVSVQTTDQSLQAGGQFYVMMTPQDVLQTGTQRTIAPRTHPYSPKIDGTRTPRDERRRAQHNEVERRRRDKINNWIVQLSKIIPDCHADNSKTGASKGGILSKACDYIRELRQTNQRMQETFKEAERLQMDNELLRQQIEELKNENALLRAQLQQHNLEMVGESTRQ is encoded by the exons CCCCGGGCCCTGCCCCTCGTGTGCCCCCGCAGCCACGACAAGGGACCCGAGGCCGAGGAGGGCGTCGAGCTGCAGGAAG GCGGGGACGGCCCGGGGGCTGAGGAGCAGACGGCGGTGGCCATCGCCAGCGTCCAGCAGGCGGCGTTCAGCGACCACAATATCCAGTACCAGTTCCGCACAGAGAATAATGGAGGCCAG GTGACATACCGCGTAGTCCAGGTGACTGACGGTCAGCTGGACGGCCAGGGCGACGCGGCCGGTGCCGTCAGCGTCGTGTCCACAGCTGCCTTCGCGGGGGGGCAACAGGCTGTGACCCAGGTGGGTGTGGACGGGGCAGCCCAGCGCCCCGGCCCGGCCGCTGCTTCTGTACCCCCAGGTCCCGCGGCACCCTTCCCGCTG GCTGTAATTCAAAATCCATTCAGCAATGGTGGCAGCCCAGCCGCAGAAGCAGTCAGCGGGGAGGCACGGTTTGCatatttcccagcatccagtgtGGGAGATACCACCGCTGTGTCTGTACAGACCACAGACCAGAGCCTACAGGCCGGAG GCCAGTTCTATGTCATGATGACACCCCAGGATGTGCTTCAGACAGGAACACAGAGGACAATTGCACCCCGGACACACCCCTATTCTCC AAAAATCGATGGAACCAGAACTCCTCGAGATGAGAGAAGAAGAGCTCAGCACAACGAAG TGGAGCGAAGACGGAGGGACAAGATCAACAACTGGATCGTCCAGCTTTCAAAAATCATTCCAGATTGTCATGCAGACAACAGCAAGACAGGAGCG AGTAAAGGGGGCATCCTGTCCAAGGCCTGTGATTACATCCGGGAGCTACGCCAGACCAACCAGCGAATGCAGGAGACCTTCAAGGAGGCCGAGCGGCTGCAGATGGACAATGAACTCCTGAGGCAGCAG ATTGAGGAGCTGAAGAATGAGAATGCCCTGCTTCGAGCTCAGTTGCAGCAGCACAACCTGGAAATGGTGGGCGAGAGCACCCGGCAGTGA